One genomic segment of Nitrospiraceae bacterium includes these proteins:
- a CDS encoding peptidylprolyl isomerase, translating into MAEVSDKLRATITVTSKGQSLGDIVLRFYPDVAPGHVKNFVDLAKKGFYNGTTFHRVIPGFMIQGGDPNSKNPDRSMHGMGGPGYKVKAEFNSKPHKRGILSMARSNDPDSAGSQFFICVADANSLDWKYTVFGEVVNGMDVADKVVNLRRDGRDNPLERVEMTVTISEG; encoded by the coding sequence ATGGCAGAAGTCAGTGACAAACTGCGTGCGACGATTACGGTGACGAGCAAGGGACAGTCTCTCGGCGACATCGTGCTCCGGTTCTATCCTGACGTCGCGCCGGGTCATGTGAAGAACTTCGTGGACCTGGCCAAGAAAGGATTTTATAACGGGACCACGTTTCATCGCGTGATTCCGGGGTTCATGATTCAGGGCGGCGATCCTAACAGCAAAAATCCCGATCGAAGCATGCACGGTATGGGTGGACCGGGTTACAAGGTCAAAGCCGAATTCAACAGCAAGCCGCACAAACGCGGTATTTTATCCATGGCTCGTTCGAACGACCCAGATAGCGCGGGCTCGCAGTTTTTTATCTGTGTCGCCGACGCGAATTCCCTCGACTGGAAGTACACCGTGTTCGGTGAAGTGGTCAATGGGATGGACGTCGCCGACAAGGTCGTGAATCTGAGGCGCGATGGCCGCGACAACCCGTTGGAACGAGTTGAGATGACAGTCACGATTAGTGAGGGGTGA
- a CDS encoding response regulator yields the protein MRNLASVLLIDDSPGECELFRQALAQARLDIQLYTEHDPEAAMHFLANRTVYESLPSLILLDWQLEKTRGDQFLVRLRTHHRLASIPVVVFTTSEASCDMTAGYAYGANGYVVKPGTFDELVQCVAVMCRFWTTWNVIPNPVETRC from the coding sequence ATGCGGAACCTTGCATCCGTTTTATTAATCGACGACAGCCCCGGCGAGTGTGAGTTGTTCCGCCAGGCGCTGGCCCAAGCCAGACTGGACATCCAGCTCTATACCGAACATGACCCCGAAGCAGCGATGCATTTCCTGGCTAATCGTACCGTGTACGAGTCGCTGCCCTCTCTGATCCTGCTCGATTGGCAGTTAGAAAAAACGCGCGGCGACCAGTTCCTGGTTCGACTTCGAACCCATCATCGCCTTGCTTCGATTCCAGTCGTAGTCTTCACGACTTCGGAGGCGTCGTGCGACATGACGGCCGGTTATGCCTACGGTGCCAATGGCTATGTCGTGAAGCCAGGAACCTTCGATGAACTGGTGCAATGCGTTGCAGTGATGTGTCGATTTTGGACCACTTGGAACGTGATACCTAATCCCGTGGAAACCCGATGCTGA
- the tsaB gene encoding tRNA (adenosine(37)-N6)-threonylcarbamoyltransferase complex dimerization subunit type 1 TsaB: MKILAVDTATPWQSVAILDDQRVVARRDQDAGRSHSKLLLPAIDELFAESGLSLKQLEGLVVSIGPGSFTGLRVGLATMLGFRTITGLPLAVVPTLEGLAWNLRGASTPLCPVLSSRRDEVYWAVFRWVTDNLIERVIPEQVGPPSTLGGMLAGPTVMMGQGWEVQEAAIRNSLARSVKLTAAPAHAMKPSAVSVGLAGMARLRSGDVAGLGISPLYIQQSEAELKYEQSGGVSPVARRQERVAKKLGARMARIRVGESERRIRTRGNKT; this comes from the coding sequence ATGAAAATTCTTGCCGTTGACACGGCAACCCCGTGGCAAAGCGTCGCGATTCTGGATGATCAGCGGGTTGTGGCACGACGCGATCAGGATGCCGGCAGGTCCCACTCCAAGCTCTTGCTTCCTGCGATTGACGAACTGTTCGCCGAGTCCGGCCTGTCACTGAAGCAGCTTGAGGGCCTTGTTGTATCGATCGGCCCCGGGTCGTTCACAGGGTTACGGGTGGGATTGGCGACTATGCTGGGATTTCGTACGATCACCGGACTTCCCTTGGCGGTTGTACCAACATTGGAAGGACTGGCGTGGAATCTCCGCGGCGCCTCGACACCACTGTGTCCTGTCCTCAGCAGTCGTCGAGACGAAGTGTATTGGGCCGTGTTTCGATGGGTGACCGATAACCTGATCGAGCGGGTAATTCCGGAACAAGTGGGTCCGCCATCCACACTCGGGGGAATGCTGGCAGGGCCCACCGTGATGATGGGGCAAGGGTGGGAGGTTCAGGAGGCGGCTATCAGGAATAGCCTTGCAAGGTCGGTAAAACTAACGGCGGCACCGGCTCATGCGATGAAACCGTCAGCGGTGAGTGTCGGGTTGGCCGGGATGGCCCGCTTGCGAAGCGGGGATGTGGCGGGATTGGGGATAAGTCCTTTATATATCCAGCAATCCGAGGCTGAGCTGAAGTACGAGCAATCGGGAGGTGTATCCCCCGTTGCGCGCCGTCAGGAACGGGTGGCCAAGAAACTGGGGGCCAGAATGGCCAGAATACGTGTCGGCGAGTCTGAGCGGCGGATCAGGACCAGAGGGAACAAAACGTGA
- a CDS encoding YdcH family protein → MLTDDAIAERLRQSSHEFRALEESHHRLDHELNELQRHHVLTPAEELQKKQLQKEKLLKKDKMAELIRSYRDHDLHATAH, encoded by the coding sequence ATGCTGACGGACGATGCGATTGCGGAACGGCTACGCCAGTCCAGCCACGAATTTCGTGCACTGGAAGAGTCCCACCATCGGCTGGACCACGAACTCAACGAGCTGCAAAGGCACCATGTCCTCACGCCCGCTGAAGAGCTGCAGAAGAAGCAGTTGCAGAAAGAAAAGCTGCTGAAAAAAGATAAAATGGCGGAGCTCATTCGAAGCTACCGCGATCACGATTTACACGCGACAGCCCACTAA
- the rimI gene encoding ribosomal protein S18-alanine N-acetyltransferase: MKGSFTIEPATLEALSDILHIEEACFSAPWTRKMLEAELTGNRFAHFLLAKQSDMPGTDSTAVVGYLCYWIVFEEVRLMNLAVLSSVRRQGLARTLVIHALQTGVNQGAVRAVLEVRASNIAAQTLYQRLGFHRIATRPSYYTNPSEDAVLMELEPIVVQPQWLQTSGSQADSRVRHA; the protein is encoded by the coding sequence GTGAAAGGATCCTTTACGATTGAACCCGCGACCCTCGAAGCCTTATCTGATATCCTACATATCGAAGAGGCTTGCTTCTCAGCCCCCTGGACGCGCAAAATGCTGGAGGCGGAGTTAACCGGCAATCGGTTCGCCCATTTTCTCCTGGCGAAACAGAGCGACATGCCGGGCACCGATTCGACGGCGGTCGTCGGGTACCTGTGTTATTGGATCGTCTTCGAGGAAGTTCGCTTGATGAATCTGGCGGTGCTGAGTTCAGTGCGCCGGCAAGGCTTGGCGAGGACCTTGGTGATCCACGCCTTGCAAACGGGAGTCAATCAAGGTGCGGTCCGTGCCGTGCTTGAAGTTCGAGCTTCCAATATCGCGGCACAGACGCTCTACCAACGCCTCGGGTTTCACCGGATTGCCACTCGTCCTTCATATTACACTAATCCCAGCGAAGATGCGGTTTTGATGGAACTGGAACCCATTGTGGTGCAGCCCCAGTGGCTGCAAACATCCGGGAGTCAGGCAGACAGTCGTGTCAGGCATGCATAA
- the tatC gene encoding twin-arginine translocase subunit TatC, translating into MAQIVNPLAAHIQTVKRRLIIIGATILVALMGAFAFSADMIAWLNRPFPNQLVFYGPTEALFASIKVSFLAAVVCSLPVVFYQFWKFIAPALLPREQRWSIPLFALAGGLFALGLIFCNLVILPLVIDFFVSFGMDRDITPQLSVGTYIDFNVKFLLIFGCAFELPLALTLLARLGVVSAQSLAKYRRHAILGALILSAIVTPDATLFTMLLMAVPLMLLYEVGILGARLFGRYSGQAVSLPLDPDLPMGTAGHRVR; encoded by the coding sequence ATGGCACAGATCGTCAACCCTTTGGCCGCACATATCCAAACCGTCAAGCGGCGGCTGATTATCATCGGGGCCACGATTCTCGTCGCGTTGATGGGGGCCTTCGCGTTTTCCGCCGACATGATCGCCTGGTTGAATCGGCCGTTTCCCAACCAGCTGGTCTTTTACGGGCCGACGGAAGCGCTGTTCGCCTCGATCAAAGTTTCGTTTCTGGCAGCGGTTGTATGCAGTTTGCCCGTCGTTTTCTACCAGTTCTGGAAATTCATTGCTCCAGCGCTGCTTCCTCGTGAGCAGCGCTGGAGCATCCCGCTCTTCGCATTGGCAGGAGGGCTGTTCGCCCTCGGCCTCATCTTTTGCAATCTCGTTATCCTTCCACTAGTAATCGATTTCTTCGTCAGTTTCGGGATGGATCGCGACATCACACCGCAACTTTCGGTGGGAACGTACATCGATTTCAACGTAAAGTTCCTGCTGATTTTCGGTTGCGCTTTCGAGTTGCCGCTGGCGCTCACGTTACTCGCACGGCTCGGCGTAGTGTCCGCCCAGAGTCTCGCCAAGTATCGTCGGCACGCCATCCTTGGTGCGCTGATTCTCTCCGCCATCGTGACCCCAGATGCCACGCTCTTTACGATGCTGCTGATGGCCGTGCCACTGATGCTGCTGTATGAAGTGGGCATTCTCGGAGCCAGGTTGTTCGGCCGATATTCCGGTCAGGCTGTGAGCCTCCCCCTCGATCCAGATCTGCCGATGGGCACGGCTGGGCACCGCGTGCGGTAA